One Desulfatitalea tepidiphila genomic region harbors:
- a CDS encoding hydrogenase iron-sulfur subunit has protein sequence MQTSYEPVILGFLCNWCAYAGGDLAGVSRLQYPPNMRAVRVMCSGMVHPDLVIEAFQRGADGVIVMGUHLGECHYLDGNHKALARAQVIRIILEDAGIDPDRFAIEWVSSAEAPRFAEVVTGFTERIRALGPNRVTQAEVAN, from the coding sequence ATGCAAACATCGTATGAGCCTGTCATCCTTGGATTTCTGTGCAACTGGTGCGCCTATGCCGGTGGGGACCTGGCCGGCGTCTCGCGCCTGCAATATCCGCCCAACATGCGCGCCGTGCGGGTCATGTGCTCGGGCATGGTGCACCCCGACCTGGTGATCGAAGCATTCCAGCGCGGGGCTGACGGCGTGATCGTCATGGGCTGACACCTGGGTGAATGCCATTACCTGGACGGTAATCACAAAGCCCTGGCCCGCGCCCAAGTCATTCGCATCATCCTTGAAGATGCCGGTATCGACCCGGATCGCTTTGCCATCGAATGGGTCTCCTCGGCCGAAGCGCCCCGATTCGCCGAGGTGGTGACCGGTTTTACCGAACGAATCCGGGCCCTCGGCCCCAACCGGGTGACCCAGGCGGAAGTCGCCAATTAG